Within Thunnus thynnus chromosome 15, fThuThy2.1, whole genome shotgun sequence, the genomic segment CAACCATAGGCCCCACCCCCACTGCTTGTGGGgtataaaactaaaataacagtGACTGAAAGGAGTATCCAAACGGACTCAGTTTCAGGACTGTAGTGACATAAATTCTGTGTCTCTTTTTCACAGTCATCCTGTCCAACTCCAGCTCAACCCATGGACACAAATCTCCCTACAGCTTCACCTACCACAGCATTGATAGCTGGGCCCAGCTCAGCAGTGGAGGCTGCTTCCACTCTCCCAGACCTCCTTGGGGATGTCCCCTTCACTTTGGCACCTCATGTCCAGGCTATGCAGGCAGGGTTCCCCCTCATCCCTGATGTGCTGCTGTCCCGGGACATGAACTACAACCTGGCCAATTTTCAGTATGACTTCACTTTAGAGAACTCTGTGCTCCATAACGCATAGTCTGTTTAGAGTCTAATATCAGGACTGTCATCATGAGTTCACTCTGTGGGGAACTTGGCTGATAGATTGCTCTATTGGAACCTATTCTTGGGTTATGTCAGAGGTTCCAGCCTTACAACATACTGAGCAGGCACATCTGATTTTGTAGTTACtgtaagaataaataaacaaattaaaatgacataaaacttaagatatgttttaagaaaatgCAGAACCATTACATTTCTGTAAATAACTCCTTGTTCATTTTCTAATTTCAAATTAGAGCtattgaaaacaaatgaaattacGTTGGAAAGCATGAAAATCTCATTGGACATACAACTGATGACCATGAGCAGTTCCAACTTTATAGTGTAATAGAAACTGAATAGACTTCTTTGTTACAATGCTCTCAATGTGTACACAGTCAGGGCACCTGCTGTTCACTTTCATTACAGAGCCTGTTTATGATTGGTTAAGACATCATGACTGTCAAGTCCTTAGGCACATTAGAAATACAGTACAGTTGTAATGATGTTGAACAGTCAACAGTTAAAAGACTAATTTTGGTTTATTACTGTTCATATCAGTAAAACTCCCTAATTTTACCCCTCTCTTTTGTTGcctcttccaaataagtttgactgatttaagtatttgttaacaacctgtctgatcacaTGAGCACTAGAGTTTTGCCACCTGACTGGAAGTCAATGGGCCCCGACAAAGAATCAGGTTTCAAATTTGAGCAAAGCCTCAAACGTGGGTCGGGTTTGGTTTTGGCTGTTTTCCAGTGTAATTTCTAAGAAATTTCTCTTTCTGACTGTGCCAATTGTCTGAGTCCATGCACGTCATGATTTGCTAAAAGATAAACAATATCCACTGAGAAGAGGGTAAAAGGAAACATAGCCTCAGGTCTCAGGTTGGGTCTGGGCCTCAAAATGGCAGTAGCTGTCTGGTTCAGACATGTTGGGTCTTAAAGACATGGGTACACGCCAGGTTCAGTCTCAGTTTTGGGTCTGTGCAGAACTCTGCTGACTGCTCGTCAGATCACAGCAACTAACTTGGAGAGTACAATTCTATTATTAAAGATACAAATGACAGCCGAAACCACAAAAGtgagacccaagttgtaataaactgtaatCATCCTTTAAGTGAAGATTGATATATTATTGCTTAGGCTTCCATAGTCCCTGTGTGAACTATCTACTGTTTAGAATAGGGTGTCATTTCAAATGGTACCAAAGACTTTTTCAGGTCATTTGAGGATGTGACACATAGATGATAAAGCAATAACTTCAAGTTTAGAACTTGGACAATAAAATGCCTACCTCCCAGTGAGTTAAACCCAAGTCTTCAATAGAATCATTGAATGGAAAGTACTAATTCATGTCTGGTCTGGTATGAACTGCAATAGTGAAAATGTACATTAAGGGCTACAGCTCTTATGAATTTAATATGATGCCATTCGTATATTTAACTTTATCTGtagcaaaaacactttttgttgCAATTATTATTTCGTCTATTTTACAACTGTTATTCCCTACTAATCATCACCATGTTTAAATTTTACTCCCTGAATGTGGCCTTCCGTTTGATCCAGCATCAGCACATTTTTCTGCCAGcatcagtttatttttattatttagtcTCTCCATTAGTCTTTGCTTTCTTGTGTTAATGTCATACATTTTCAATAGAGTCCTTGTTTTCTTGCTTGGTATGGTTTGTGCACTTTTTACCTCTatagaaattattttaaagcaTGACAGCATGTATTGCACACAATGTATACCTAAGAGGTTAAGCTGTATGGTTACTTTTTATGTTTAACATTACTGTTAAAGAGATAGAACAAGAGTCCTATCTCTTTTCACTAGTTGTAGAGTGATGCAGTATTCCACATAATGTGAAGTCGCTTCCCAAGTGTTTGGGATTCACCTTACACAAACTGCACTGCATTAACTTCATCAGTACAACAACAGAATAATGTAATACTACTCCAAATCTCTCTTCTATAacagaaatacagttttaattTACTACTTATTTCCAGTTGCTTTTACTTTGCCATTTTTGCAATCGTTGTCAATGAAaatcaacacttcctgcacaggtatttcacatttaaagtcTTCCAGTCTTCTCTCTTCTGGTAGGCTTTAAATTTGGACAAATATTCAGGAAGTGTTGTGTGTCATTGACTGTAGCTTAGCTTATTTGGAAGCTATTGGAAATAATTACTGAATCAAACGAGTATCTCTGTTggaaagagaagcagaaagcagcagagtggtgagtaTGATATGACTGTTGTTGTACCGATGGATTTAGTGCTGTGGGATAATTATGCTGAATTTACTGCTATTATAGTACAGGTACACCTCCACTATGTTATTTTACCTTGCTATTATTTGAGACATGGTCATTACATGAATACTGGCTTTTATATGAAAATTTACAGTAGTTACATTAACCAAGTTACAATCTCTTGTATTTTATCGCTGTAAAATATACAGGGGATTTCACTATTCATTCATCTGTAGGTCTTGTTTTAAGTGGTTTTCTTACAATGACATGCTTATCCTGGTTTGAAGTATATTCTCAACAGTTGGCTGGATTTGTCTTTCACCTTCAACAAGGGTGTTTTCCTTTGAGGTTCTTTGTAAGAATGATCTTTTTAATAAACATAGAAATTTTGCTGAAgagaggaaattaatttgtcatGAATTTACCCAATAATTTACCAAATACTTCAtttgtactgtatttgtttgtacATGATCAAAGTCGGTCTCCTCTTAACCTGTTGTGCCTTCAATATACAGTCAATATATCTTTCTTTGTTATTGTACTTTAGGGACAAACACTTATCCATCTTTTCACTCTCACTAAAATCTTTTTCCTGAACCGTCCTATTCCCTGAATTAAAGTGTCTGTTGATGCTGCGATGTGGTCTGTCTTGGTTGTGTTGTGGACAACAACTATACTTTACAAATAaatttgaagagttttgattaATTTGTGAATGTCTCTGTATATGACAGAGATATTGAATACAAATTTTTAAAACCATTCATTGGTTTTGCAAATTTAAATTTGGCGAAGGGCGCAAAATGCCTTGTTAAGAACTCAGAGTTTAGGACTTGGACTTGGTACTTGTCAGAGTGAGACTTGACGTAGGACTCGTTAGCCTTGACGTGGGGATTGTTGTTGATGTGGGACCAGACGTGGGACTTACTGTCTTGACCTGGGACATGTTATCCTTAATGGTTCTTCTGTAAGACTTTGTTCTTGACTTGGGACTTGGCTTtcttgacttgagacttgactttaGACTTGTTAGCCTTGACTTATGACTTGTTAGTCTTGACTTGGAACTTATTGGTCTTGACTTGGGACATTAGCCTTGACTGAGAATTTGTTGGTCTTGACTGAGGATTCGTTAGCCTTGACTTGGGACTTGTTGGTCTTGACTTGGGACTTCATAGTTAAACCTTGAAACTTATTCATGACTTGTAAAACAGTGACTTTATCCCACCTCTGGAACATGACCTTCTATGTACGTTTCAACAaggatgtatgtgtgtttattcttttttcttattttttagaatgaatcagaaacagaaaagtatTTCCAGTAATGTTATAGGATTATGTTCAGTTACAGTTGTCATTTGTAACACACGACTGTCTCACACACTTTGACTTTGGTTCTTCGAGATATTTAGTTAATTGTGTATAactaacaatttaaaaatacaaatataaatcttgaaaatataaatattcaaGATATGTTGAGTAACAAAAAGGGAATCATAGGAAGTTTTGTCTGTTCTTTTctataaaattagaaaaaacGATCACTCACTGCACTTGAAATGTTGCCTTTAAATATGATAGACATGTTACTGTAGTTATAATGTTATATCCTGTTTATATGCATAATACAAATACTTACGGCCCATGCAGTGGTCACTAACCAATAGCACGCCCTGACATCCCTTCTGATTAACCTGCCGCCCATTTATATTGGGTAAAGGTTACATACAACCAATGAACACCACATTGACAGAACCAGGAAGTAGTCCAACACCAATCAGAAAGTAGTCGTATTGATTTGGTCCAACCTCTTGTCAGTAGTTGCTTCAACTGACAACTGCGGTGCGGTCTTGAGAACTGTGGTAGAGGAGTTCAGACTTGTAAGAAACAAGGACCAATTCAACTAAGTAATAAGGATTTTTAAACTAAATGTTAGTCAACAGTAGTTCTACATGTGTGctgttactgtttttgtttatcagaCACGGAATCCAAGTGCTAACTTTATAGTTTTCGTCGATAACATCGCAGAAATGTAACTGTTTCGGAAGCTGGACGTTGTGAATGAACTTCTGAAACTTTGACAGCTGGCAAAGTTTGTTAAATGGAAGGCGTATATATCGTATGCTGAAAAACAAACCCGTAAAGTTAGGTTGTCAGTTGGTCAACAGGACTTTGTACTTTTACCACTCACATTGTTACATAAACAACTTTTATCAACTGAAGTAGCAGATTATGTCAGCATCAACAGCAGCCGCCAGCTCATCCCAGCAGCGGGTTAAACACAGCGGCTCCCCGACAGCCTCCTGCTCTTcctgcagcaacaacaacacctCGGTCCGGTTGCAGCCTATCCGCGCCACGGTGCCGTACCAGCTTTTGCGTGGAAATCAGCACAGCCCAACCCGCTCcgcttcctcctccttctcagtAGCCGGGAGCAACACAGGACCGACGACGTCCCGTTGCTCCAGTCCCACCAACCCGGGTGGAAGCGGCTCGGACAGCAGGCTGGTCCCTAGGCAGACACTTTCACCTCCGGATAGCAGGAGCTCACCAGAACGCTCTCCATATTCTCCTGTTTCCAAAGGTAATATCATCATTTAAACTAGATGAAGTTGATGTTTAATGCACCCATCATCGTTCAGATAGCTTGGTGCTATGCTAAGTGTCGTTCTGTCTCGTATGGAGCGACCGTCACGCCAAACTAGCTTAGAAAATCTGACAATTGAAGGGTTCAGTGATGAATGAACATGATACGTTTATTTAAAAGGGATAATTAATGAACATTGGGATAATAACAAGGTGCTCTTATATTCGGCGTATGTATAGTCCACCATTCAACACTAAACTTCAATAAAATCTCAACTTTGACAATTGTTCCCACCGTTCGCCATCAGGCGCCACGTTGTGTTTTGGAGAGAAAAGCTAATGGAAATAAAAGACGAAGTAGcttaaagatgacatttttatttaaatgggCTTAGTTTTGTGAGTTTGATACATGCCGAATTGCAAAGAGGACTGTAATTATTTAGACTAAGGTCAAGGAGAAATTCTAACGCGTCTATACCTTCACCATTAAGCCAGACCACCTAAAATTGCCAAGTTTTCCTTAGATAGCTTCAATTTAGCGAACCGTTCTCTCTTTAGCTGCGATGGAACTACCCATATCGGGGCGAGTTGCTAGGCTAGTTGGCTAGCTATCTAATTGGGTCATAATAACTTACATTAGGGAACTGATGCTTCACGCAAAAACACCGAGAAAACACATATAATCTGTATATTTCCACAATAGGTGCGACAGACACTTTACAATGCCTATtataatattgataatatttTAGCACACCACAGCTTAAGCTATTTTGGTGTGTTATTCTAGTGTGTTACAATGAAGATTTAAAGAGAATAATTAGACATTAGGTAATGCAGTTGTTATTGCATTACGCTGATATTATCCGTGCTATAAGGTAAATATGTCAGGATATGGATGTCTGTGTAGTGATGATGCAGCTACTCTGTCGAAGATAAACAGGGTTTACTGATTATGATATATAATACGGATGATTAGCCAGATTTTCGAAATTGACGGTGAATACTGAAAGCTTACTATTAATTCGTGTCATTGTGGTTGTTTACCATCATTGAAACGGAAAAAAAATACGTCGTCAGCTGGTAGGTCTATGGCTCCTATGGCAACATTGGGGCCTAGCAGTCTCTGAGACATAAACAGAGCCCTCTGGGCAAGCAGGCCAGCCTCTGCAactacatgcatacatataaaatacaattttgtgTACCTGTATAAACGGGAATAATCTCTTAATGAAAAAGAACGCTTTGTCCTTGCAAATGCACCCAATTATCTGTGGTGTTTTCCCCCAAACCAGCCATCATACAGCATGTGTTGTGGTTACTACATAGTTACTACATAATATTACAATTTCAAGAGCTGTCAGCTCTGTTCTATTATTATATACACTTTGCATTTTTTCACTCTTAGACATTGCTGCTTTTAGCTGTGGTGTATTCAGGGCATTTTGATCGTGATGGCCAAGGTGGGGCATGCATGAAGCCAGGGTGGCACTGAGCATGGCATTGTAGAATCCTGCCAACAACCAATAaacacatagagagagagatagctAACTTTCATTTTGATGACCTTTGCTAAACAATGACAGTGGAGACGTGACCCAGCTGAGCCGATAGACAGCTAGTgccaacaattttttttttacagtcatcaCTGTCTGCcataatagatagatagatagatagatagatagatagatagatagataggtgtactcacattaacattttaagGACATTTTCGTCTATTTCGATTTTACACAAATAACTAAAGGCATTTTAGTCCTATTTAGTGactactacagtatatttaaacattttagtcTAACATGAGGTCATTACTTCCAGCCAAGCCACAAGCTACAGTCCTCCCATAAACACTTGTTAGATGTTATCACTTATTTTGATGAGTGAAAGTTCAGACTAAAGAAGACTGGTCATTTAAGATTGTATACAATTTTTCATTCCAACCGAAGATCATAGCAGGCGATTGTGATTTCACTAATTAGCAGCACTTAGCTAGAAGGGAGCTAATCAGTAAAGCTACCTGTCGTAGTGTGTGGATGGAGTAATGACTTGCATTCATTTGGATCTTTTTGGCGTATGGTTAGGGATGTAAACCTGTATATTATTCAGATATAAAGATATAATAAACACTGAACAGATACCAGCAGCATCTTATTTTTCACTAAGTTGACCTGTCACCACTCACTTCTTTTCAGAGTAGTAACTCAATTTACAATACacatcattcacacagtgtATTGaagttctaaaaaaaaaaagtgctccTAACTACTCcagactttttctttcttcataatcatcattagagctgcaatgattagtcaattcatCGATTACTTGATTGACAGGGTTataaatttcatcatttttttaagca encodes:
- the umad1 gene encoding UBAP1-MVB12-associated (UMA)-domain containing protein 1, which codes for MFSFLGLRKDSKKSTAEKEADGGFVIVGETVEEQRRKMQSMNIAQRSTNVIVQPSKSSCPTPAQPMDTNLPTASPTTALIAGPSSAVEAASTLPDLLGDVPFTLAPHVQAMQAGFPLIPDVLLSRDMNYNLANFQYDFTLENSVLHNA